The DNA region CGTCGAGAACATTAGATGTACTAGATGATTTTGCTAAAGGAAAAACAAAAATCAATTTGGAACTCAAGAAACAAAATGAATTATTGGATAGAATTGAAGGGATGATCAATCGCTTAGTTATTGGGTTGATTTTAGCGGCACTGATCATAGGGTCATCCATGTTGGTTGAGTTCAACCAAAGTGTTACGAGTAATTTCGTTTCTATTTTGGGCATGATCGGCTATGGGATCGCTCTGTTTGCGATTTTATTTTTGGCAGTCGATATTTTGAGAAAACGTAAGAAAAAGTAAAGGGATCATGATGAAAATGGTCTCCTTTTTAAATAATCTCCCTCTAAAATAAAAAACATGATACACTAATATTGTTCATTTTTTTCTATTATTAGGGGATTGAAATTGAAAAAAAGGGAAAACAAAAAATAAAAGGAGTTTACTATGGAAATTAAAGTAAGAGATCTAGTTATGCGCTATGGTCGTGTAGAAGTATTGAATATCCGTTCATTAGACTTTGAAAAGGGTACTTCTTATGGCTTAGTTGGTCATAACGGTGCAGGTAAAACGACATTGTTTAAATGTATGACAAATATCATCTCGAATTATCAAGGCGATATTTTGATCGATGAAACGTCTGTTAAACAGCACAATGAAGTATTACTAAATGTTGGGATCGTATTAGACGGAATGTCTGTTTATACGAATCGTACAGGTTGGTTCAATATTGAGTATTTTTCTGGCTTGCGTGGAAGTTTTGATCAGGAAAAAGCAAAGGATTTAGCTAGAGAGCTGGATTTATTTGCTGTATTAGATCAAAAGGTAAAAAGTTATTCGTATGGCATGCAGAAAAAACTGATTTTGTTGATTGCGTTGATGCATACACCGGAAGTCTTGATTTTAGATGAGCCTTTCCGCGGATTAGATATCGATACAGTAAAATGGTTTAAGAAATATTTGAAACAGTTGACAGAACAAGGGTTGACCCTAGTTATTTCCAGTCATGTTCAGAATGATTTGGAAGCATTATGTGATATCGTTTACGTGATCGATCGCGGTCGTATCGCTGAAACGATCGATATCAATGCTGAAAAAGAAAAACAAATTCGCCGTGTCGACACAACAAATAATGATCGTCTGAAAGAGTTCTTGGATGAAGCGAATTATTATTATCAGGTAGACGAAGAAGGCGGCGTGAAACTGGATATTTCTGATGAACGTTGGGCTGAGATCAAGCAGCGTTTAGCAGAGGAATCGATTGAAATTTCTGAATTATCTAAAGTGAAAATTTTAGATGAGAAATTGAATTAGGAGGGGTGAACATGACTGGGAAACTGATTTTTAAAATGGAGTTATTTAAATTTTTACGAGATAAAAGCTTTTTGATCACAGCTGGAGTGATCGGGGTGTTGAACATTATTTTGACCTTATTTGCATTGAGTGCTACGTCGGTCTTCACAGATTATTACTATGAATCTGGTGCTGCGGCAACTTTGCTTGCAACGATGGGAATTGTCGGCTTTATTGTTATTCTGGGAAATGTCATTTTTGCTTATGTTTATCCATTCCATATGATTTCAATGGATTATAAGAATAATGTCATGGCGATGATGGTCGCTTCTGGCGTAAATAGAAGAAAATTATTCTTTGCAAAAATTGGTGCGATTTTTGTTTGTACGATTGCATTGATGATACTGATCGCATTGATTCCGATGATTCTATTTTTAGTAAAAATCGTTCAGCTGGATGGCTGGGATAGCTTTGTTGAAGGAATCAATTCAATGTTTTATTATACCGATCTAAACTTAGGGAAATTGATTTTTTCTGGCTTGTTGAGCTATTTGAATATGCTGATGATCATTGCGACTGCTTGTATCATCATGAAAGGAAAGAACCTATCGTTCCTATTATTCATCGGATTCAA from Enterococcus sp. 9D6_DIV0238 includes:
- a CDS encoding ATP-binding cassette domain-containing protein, which translates into the protein MEIKVRDLVMRYGRVEVLNIRSLDFEKGTSYGLVGHNGAGKTTLFKCMTNIISNYQGDILIDETSVKQHNEVLLNVGIVLDGMSVYTNRTGWFNIEYFSGLRGSFDQEKAKDLARELDLFAVLDQKVKSYSYGMQKKLILLIALMHTPEVLILDEPFRGLDIDTVKWFKKYLKQLTEQGLTLVISSHVQNDLEALCDIVYVIDRGRIAETIDINAEKEKQIRRVDTTNNDRLKEFLDEANYYYQVDEEGGVKLDISDERWAEIKQRLAEESIEISELSKVKILDEKLN